GTTTCCCTTTAAGTTAACagaaaagacgaaaatacccttgccttaacgaagaaaaatgaatggagttaacgagactgatgaaaatggcaagattacaaacctttttggatccggatgcggaaaaacaaacctttggacgaaagtcgtaaaactggccaaacctcagggacgaaagtGGCATTTTACCTTTATATTAATCCGTCAACCTTTCGAGAACTGTAAAGTCAAAAGTTTTGCGAGTATTTTTGACCcgtatttttttttattgtagTCCCTAGGTGGGATGAAGACGCGTCAGCACCATTTCAGAAATTTAGAGAGAACAAGCGTGATCTCACTATTGGTTATATTGGCGATGAATGGTAAGAGCCATAGATCGACCATTTTCCTTATTCCGATCTTCAGAAACCGTTATAAATTACACATAATCTTTAATTAATGTTTTCGAGCTTATAAATCCAACAGGGATGAAGAATATGACCGAGGAAAGAGGAAGAAAGTACGGATCTCAAAAACTGAATTCGACGGAAAGAACCCGTTTCAAGATATTGCGAACGAGAGGCTAAAATCGCGTATGGGAAAACAAAATTTATCGACAAGACCATTTACGACCAAGAACAAACACAACGGACATTTTAAAAAATCAAGATCTGGTAACGAGCCTTTCAGGATACGAAACTGAAAGTGAGCCAAGATTTTGTTTTCTGAGAAATTAAGAATGACAATACGAGGTAATTCGTAGTAGTTCTTATCCGATCTGTAGATTTTACGTCGAGTTCCCGAGGTGTGGGAGtacttttttttaatattttaaattagGGTTCTGAATTGAGGTGTTTATGATTTATGTAACTGGTTAAGATCATCTGTATGATTATTATACAATACCTCTAATTTTTGAATATTTTCTGGGATATTTAAAATTAAGAATCGAGTTAAtaactgttttcgtccctgtggtttgtcaaaaatcactatttcagtccattagtttaaaaattgcgatttcagtccctgtggtttcactttcgtaaccatttcaattcatttattatgttagtacagggactgaaatggttacgaggtggactgaaatggttacgaaagtgaaatcaCAGGGATTGAAATCGcattttttaaactaatggactgaaatagtgatttttgacaaaccacagggacgaaaacagtaattaactcttaagaATTTCTGGAAGCAGTGTGTGTTTAGGTGATGCAGCACAATGATTAAGAATACAACACTTTACATGATAGCTTTCTTCATTAACAAGCATCCATAAGTGTTCATGTATTaattaaaagttaaaacatgaaaTGATGTTTAATTATTCTTTTAGATTTTCACTGATTTTGTGTTTTCTTGATTCTTAGGTTTTGATTTGTGTATAATGCAAGTATCACTGATGGGTTTTGTTTGATAAAAGATAATTACAAATCTAGTTATATATTTGTCTTGATGATAAATGATTTAAAAGGGTATTTCTTCGCCGGATGTGGATGATGCAGAGGGAGGGCGTGTTTGTCCACCTGAACGCTATACGTGAGGATTGCGAGAGGGGAAACAAATCTGTCGGTGTTTGTGGAGAATAATCCTAGCGAACGACGCTAATATGGAGGTGAAATGAATGATGTTTGTGAGCTCCGTGAGAGACACTTctacaaaatgaaaaaaaatatgatGGATTGTGAAAAGTAACTAACACAAATTTTTTTTCTAATGAATTAAGATGATAAAAGTATAGATTTATCTCTTATGTAGTGATCTGGCTGGTAAAAATGCTCAAAGATCCATATGGTTAAGCATTTACCCAtaatcagtcaaagtcaatgATGAGAATTTGGTCTTTAGATATCACACATTATTATACCCGCCTCGAATTTGTATCAACTTTTTTAAataaaggaaaaattacaagttttgtcttttatctatatataacttttcaggcagtgtctttttcaatgaattttgacaggttttgccctttatagggaattttgttacaaaatctaactgggttagggtcAAAGGACGTAACTTGTAACAAAATTCCCTATAAAAGACAAAACCCGTCAAAATTCGTTGAAAAAGACACCGTCTGAAAAGTggtatatagataaaggacaaaatttgtaaTTTGTCCTTAAATAAATTCATTGCGCTCCCTATACCCGAATACTCACAGGTTTTGGGGTTTATGTATGAACTACGAATTTTTAAAGTAAGTTTTTTTACGTacttttttactattttttaaatGGTAGTTAAACAATATATAAAAGTTTTTGAGGGGACATAAAGTGAATGGAAGATTCCAAACAATGAAACACTTAAACAATGAAACAAGGCACATAAACTTTAACAAAAAGGAGAATCTTAACATCGTTTCAATCAAACCTACAAATATAGTGTTCCTCCATGCggttttgttaaaaaaatcaCACCACCATCCACATTAAAATAACACACACATGTATATAGATCctttttatttatcatataaaatatGAAAAGATTTAGGGTTATGATTAAGACCatattatagtttttttttaatttctttgtgTGAATATATTTTTGATGATAACCATAATGCGGATTGATAAATACTTAATTTAAAGAAAATTAACAAGCATAagttattttttatgattttatccaTAGTCCAATAGTTATATTTATGGAAAAAAAAGTGTGAAAATATAATTGTTTTATAAGAGATCAAGTCCAACTTGAATACACTTAAAAGTTTAAACGATATATAATATGAACAAAATTCATGCAACACATTTATCTAAATATGTCAAATGGGTTGAACTAGGAAAACGGGTTGAAAAAATTTAGAGCTTTTTCGACATTTAAAATTTAGAGCTTTTTCTACATTAATAAtattactttatttaaaatttagaGCTTTTTACTTCATTTGGTTAAAAAGCAGATCGAAATTCTATGATATCGTATGGGAGAGATGGGCGGACTTTAATATTCGAGATATAGTGAGATAGTTGATATAATCGGTGGGTGTATTACGTTTTGgcttttgtttttcttttctgTATTGTACTTTCGGGTTTTTACAGTATATGCTGGCCCTATTCTATTAATCATAGAAtcttaccgttcaaaaaaaaaaaaaaagttagatgGTGTTTTGTAAATGAGTAACAAGTTGAACTTGTAAATTTATATTAGATGGTGAAATACATGCATTTAATTATGTGCATGTCGTGGCTTAAAATTGGTATTATTGTTTTCCACGTGATTGCATAATTTAATGGGCCTAATTCCCAACACTGTTTTTCTTTAGTTCCCCTTCCCCAACAAAACGTAAAATATATTTGATTTTTATCATTATACCATAACAACTAATAAATATCTTTTCCAAATAATGTAACATATCGGATTTAGAAAAAGAAATATTATTGgaatttaaaattttattttgtaaatatcAAAATTATATTTGATTGAGGGGTGGTCGGTTCGGGTGAAGATTACCAACGAACATATATACATTTTAGAATTAAAATCTGCATAATTCATCACAAAGATTAAGATTACAAAGAATCCATCAAAAAATAAATAAGCATTTAACATAATTATCTGAAAACAGTTGACATAATAATCAGAAACATGATTAACACAAGCTTAAGAAGTTTGTCACGCTTTAACGCAAATAGACATAAATAAAAGAactttaaatgaacgaacacaaataaacataactaaacgaacataaatgaacacattaTTGAGATTCACGAACGTAAACGGACGAACAAACATCTGCTCGTGTTTGTTAATTAACTTAACGAACATAATTTCTTGTCCGtattcgttcatttattaaacggacgaacataaacgaactttctgctgaacggttcacgaactgtttgctAAACGCTCGTTTCTTTTACAACCATAATCAAAGAGCTTATAGCCTAGCGATACTAAGAAGTGAAGTGTGAGTTTTAGTCCCATATTAAACCTTGATGTAATATTTAGAAGCAGATTTAGTGAGCATGCGAGTTTGCCGTTCTTAAAACCATTAGGGTATACGGTGTGGTCGGTAAAGGGGCGCGGCAAAGTCGGTTTGCCGAGCGGCAACACCGCCGCCAACCCCTTTACCGATCGGTGTGGTAAATGGAGCGGCAACCGCTTGCCGACGCGGGGAAGAAGAGAGAGAGTGAGGGagcaggagagagagagggagtgtatGAGAGAGAGGGTGTTCtggggtggggtccatgccatctctcaaccaatcacacctttttccttttttttaaaaaaaaaaaagtttaccacttcacaagtgtttaaaccattgccaacacttttcaccaaagtttaaacacttttcactgattgacgtggcacactctcattggttgattttttagtttgccactccaaagtgtttaaccactccttacacccttaaTGTCAAACTTTCTTTTTAGCCTTCCAAAATACTGAATTTACATCCATAATTACATCCAAATTTGATCATAATCTCACCAACTTGAGTAAATATGATGTCTACCACCACacacatcaaaacacacacaataTGGCATCATTGAATACCACCACCTGCTTTTGTTGATAATCTCACCAACCCATGACACATTTATGAACACCCTTCACTCTTCACAATCTCccactcactctctctctctgcACTAGATTCACAATTTCCAACATTTCAccctctttttcttcttttttatttaaaaaagttGGAGCCTTTTTTCATTCCCCTTTgaaaaaacactcaaaaaatcaGCTAAAAAAttctagtaaaaaaaaaaaaaaaaagaccctTTTGTTCTTGAAGTGTTTTTTTTCTTCAACATTGTtaccttcttctttttttttttttgttttttttttggtaatttaCAAAAATGGGGTTTGCTGTATTAGCTTCCATAGTGATTCTAACCCTTTTCTTGAAGTCAACTTATGGTCAACAACAAGACCAATCAATACCCAATTCAGATGAGTACTTCATCTCTCAATTCTTTGAGAAAATGAGTACAAATTCCACAAAAAGCACTCATCTTTACAATCTTTCTTCACCTGTTTGTTCATGGCAGTTTGTGTTTTGTGATGCTAATCAACAAACTGTCATTGGTCTTATTGCACCTAATCTTGGGCTCACAGGCCCAATTCCTGATACCACCATTGGCAAACTGAAAACCCTTCAGTTTCTTGATTTAAACACTAATCAAATCAATGATTTTTCATCTGATTTTTGGAGCTTAACTTCACTCAAAAGCCTTAACCTTTCAAACAATAATTTCTCCATTAATCTTCCAACCAACATTGGTAACTTTGGATCACTTGAAAAACTTGATCTTTCTGTCAACAATTTTGTTGGAAACATCCCTGAGTCTTTCACTTCTTTAACTGGTTTACAAAATCTTAACCTTAACCGAAACCGGTTCGATTCGGTTATTCCATTAGGGATCACAAGCTGCCACTCTTTGACTTCCATTGACCTTTCAGTTAACAATTTTCATGGAAGTCTTCCTCAAGGGTTTGATACTGCATTTCCTAAGCTGAAAAGCTTGAATCTTGCTGCAAATTTGATCACAGGGAAGGGTTCCGAGTTTTCGAAAATGGTTTCTTTGAATTATTTGAATGTTTCCAAGAATCTTTTTAAAGGTTCTGTTGTTGAAATCTTTAATGGGCCATTGGAGATTGTTGATTTGAGTAGTAATTGTTTTGAGGGTCATATTTCTCAAGTGGCATTTGATTGGTCTCATTTGATTCATCTTGATTTATCTGATAATGAGATTAGTGGAATGTTTTTTAGTAATTTTACATTGTCACAAGCCCTTAATCTTAAGCATTTAAATCTTGCAAAAAACAGGTTTTTTAAACAAAGTTTTATACAAATTAGTGAACTTTATAGTTTAGAGTACCTTAATCTATCAGAAACCAATATGATTGGTCACATTGGTAACCAAATTTCAGAATTAACTCATTTGAAAACACTAGATCTTTCAAACAATCATCTTGTTGGTAAAATTCCACTTTTGCCCTTCAAAACCCTCCAAAATCTTGATCTTTCAAACAATAATTTAACTGGAGACATACCCTTTTCACTCCTGCAAAAACTCCAGTGGATGGAAAGATTCAATTTTTCTTACAACAATTTGAGTTTTTGTGATTCGGAGCTTtcggtcgaaacggttcgatcgGCGTTCATCGGGTCGACAAACAGTTGCCCGATCGCTGCAAACCCGACGTTTTTCAAGAAAAAGATGCATAAACAAAGGGGACTCAAGGTTGCTTTGGGTTTAGCTACCACTTTGATCATTTTGCTTGTCGGTTTGTTGCTTTTCGCGTTCGGGTGCCGGAAGAAAACCCGAATGTGGGATGTTAAAAAGTCTTGTAACGAAGAAAACGTCATTTCTGGCCCGTTTTCGTTCAAAACGGATTCCACCACTTGGGTTGCGGATGTAAAGGTTGCATCTTTAGTCCCTGTAGTGATTTTCGAGAAGCCGTTGTTGAATTTCACCTTCTCGGATCTTTTATCCGCCACGTCGAACTTTGATCAGGGTACCCTTTTGGCTGAAGGGCGGTTTGGGCCCGTTTATCGAGGCGTTTTAGGTGGTACGGTTCATGTTGCTATTAAGGTTCTGGTTCATGGCTCCACCATGACCGATGACGAGGCTGCAGCCGAGTTCATGCATCTTGGCCGGATTAAACACCCGAATCTTGTTCCTTTGATGGGTTACTGTTTAGCGGGTGAACAGCGAATCGCGATTTATGATTATATGGAAAATGGGAATTTGCATAATCTGTTGTATGATCTTCCTCTTGGAGTTCATGTGAATGAAGATTGGAGCACCGACACGTG
The sequence above is drawn from the Helianthus annuus cultivar XRQ/B chromosome 12, HanXRQr2.0-SUNRISE, whole genome shotgun sequence genome and encodes:
- the LOC110893952 gene encoding probable LRR receptor-like serine/threonine-protein kinase At2g24230, which gives rise to MGFAVLASIVILTLFLKSTYGQQQDQSIPNSDEYFISQFFEKMSTNSTKSTHLYNLSSPVCSWQFVFCDANQQTVIGLIAPNLGLTGPIPDTTIGKLKTLQFLDLNTNQINDFSSDFWSLTSLKSLNLSNNNFSINLPTNIGNFGSLEKLDLSVNNFVGNIPESFTSLTGLQNLNLNRNRFDSVIPLGITSCHSLTSIDLSVNNFHGSLPQGFDTAFPKLKSLNLAANLITGKGSEFSKMVSLNYLNVSKNLFKGSVVEIFNGPLEIVDLSSNCFEGHISQVAFDWSHLIHLDLSDNEISGMFFSNFTLSQALNLKHLNLAKNRFFKQSFIQISELYSLEYLNLSETNMIGHIGNQISELTHLKTLDLSNNHLVGKIPLLPFKTLQNLDLSNNNLTGDIPFSLLQKLQWMERFNFSYNNLSFCDSELSVETVRSAFIGSTNSCPIAANPTFFKKKMHKQRGLKVALGLATTLIILLVGLLLFAFGCRKKTRMWDVKKSCNEENVISGPFSFKTDSTTWVADVKVASLVPVVIFEKPLLNFTFSDLLSATSNFDQGTLLAEGRFGPVYRGVLGGTVHVAIKVLVHGSTMTDDEAAAEFMHLGRIKHPNLVPLMGYCLAGEQRIAIYDYMENGNLHNLLYDLPLGVHVNEDWSTDTWEDQETNDNDIQNVGSEALLMTWRFRHKIGLGTARALAFLHHGCSPPIIHRDVKASSVYLDYYLEPRLSDFGLSKIFGNRVCDDMALGSPGYASPDGAITTKSDVYGFGMVLLELITGKKPVGDEYPNEDNSKAQDLVSWVRGLVRVNRGSRAIDPKIRATGDEGQMVEGLKIGYLCTADLSSKRPSMQQVVGLLKDIEPV